The genomic interval AGAAGGCGGAAAGCAGGTTATCCATGCGAGCCTGTGCAACAGCACCGTCCCAACGCAGAGTACCAACCTTGTCCATGCCGAACTGTTCGGAAGGAACAGCAATGCTGCCATCGTCGATCAGTGGCTGCAGCACAGACATTGCGCCGTCATAGAAGAAGTAAGCATTGTTGTCGTCCGGAGACCCACCAAAGAGCTCTACGTTCCAAGGTTTTGCATCCGGGAAGCGTTCTTTAAGACCTTTCACCAGGCTGGAAGCCTGCTGCACGCCAACCTGGAAGTTATCGAAGGTTGCGTAATAGTCAACGTTGCCAGAGTCACGGATCAGGCGGTCATAAGCGATCACTTTGATGCCGGAGTCAGCTGCCAGCTCAAGAGCGCCCGACAGGGTCGTACCATCGATAGAGGCGATAACGAGAACGTTGACGCCCTTCAGAATCATGGTTTCGATCTGACGCAGCTGGTTGGCGATGTCGTCTTCTGCATATTGCAGGTCCGTCTCATAGCCAGCATCTTCAAATTGCTGTTTCATGCTGTTGCCGTCAGTAATCCAGCGTGCGGATGACTGCGTAGGCATAGCGATACCAACAAATCCCTTATCTGCAGCCACAGATGGGGAAGAGGCGAATGAAGCGCCCAGAGCCAACGCCATGGCCCCCATCGTCACTGTGTTGAAGAGTTTTCCAAGTCCAAGCATGTTGTCCTCCCTTGCTTGAAAACACGTAAGGTGCAAATCCGCGCCACACGGCGTGAGGCGCAAATCGAGCGGATCGAGGGAAGCAAAGCGTATACGGATAGTACTGGGAAAAGCAGCCTAGGGTTGTTTAAGCAAATTTGGGGCATAAAAACCCGCATCCAGCACAAGCGCGCCAGATCACCTCCCAATTCAGGCACCATTCCGGCAACCTAAAATCCTTCAATCCTCCGAGAGGTATATTTCAATGAAAAGACAACTTTGGAAAGGAGGCATTTGGTCAAAAATATGGACGATTTAGCTTTTTTCTCTCACAATTGGCCCGTAGCATCATTTTACAATGTTTCAGCCTTGCCCTCATCATAAAGTCAAGCAGCCTATAGTATAATTGTAGAGAGAATGACTAAGGGGAAGAAATTCAGATAAAATCAAAAAATATCAGAAAAATCGTGAATTTCTCAAATTAATCCAACCATAAGACTAGAATCCAAGCATCCAAAGGACGATATAACCATCACTATAATTTTGAATAAAGGAGACAATATCAGATCATCACTCTATTATGACCAATATAATCATAACAGAACATCATATTACTCGTGGCAGAAACATCGCTTTTTGTGTCACCAAGAGAGTCAAAATGCCGTTTGGCGATAAGAAAGCCCGCCCAATATATGCACAAAAATGGCGCACATAGCAGGCATGCACAATAGATAGCCCTAACAATCAGATCGATTTTTTCGTAACATGAATTAAATATCGAGACAAGTTGCAGACCCGGCGATGTTACAAAATGCAACAAAAAAGCCACCCGGAATAATTGCATCCGAGTGGCTAAAATGAATTTGCTGAAATGTGAGAGGCTACTAGGCCTGACCAAGCTTGCTTGCAGCTTTAGCACGCTCAGCAATGGCATCCCAGTTCTTGGCATTGACATCGGCCAGAGGCGCAATCCAGGTACCGCCCACAGCGAAGCAGTTTTTCTGAGCGAGATATTCTTCAGCATTTTCAGGCTTCACACCACCGGTTGGGCAGAAGCTGATATCGGCCACAGGACCGGAAACAGCCTTGATCATGCCAACGCCACCAACGATGCTGGCAGGGAACATTTTCAGTTCCTTGAAGCCCGCTTCACGCAGCGTCATCATTTCGCTGACGGTGCCGGAGCCAGGCAGGAATGGCCAGTCAGTTGCCTTGAGAGCCTTGAGCAGGGTTTCTGACGTACCTGGAGACACACCAAAATGCGCACCAGCATCGATGGAAGCCTTAAGCTGCTCTTCAGACAGAATGGAGCCAACACCAACGACGCAATCCTTCACTTCTTTGACGACTGCCTTGATGGCATCAAGAGCTGCCGGCGTGCGCAGGGTCACTTCAACGGCAGGCAGGCCATTGTCGACAAGGCAACGGGCCAGAGGAACAGCGTCCTCGACATTCTCGATGACAACAACAGGGATGACTTTGGCACCTTTACAGATGCTGGAAACCAGATCACGCATGATCGATCCTTTACTTAACGCGGGTCCAAACTGATTTATCGATGATGGCGCCCGGGTGCATAATGACCTGCCCCGCAACACCGTGAGCCGTTTTTGCGGCTTCTTCTTGAGATCCACCCAGAGCACGCTGGCCCAGATACCCCGCGGCAAAGGAATCCCCTGCGCCCGTTGTATCCTTCGGCTTCAGCTTTGCAGCTGGTGGAACATTCTTAACCTCGTCACCGGTGAACAGAAGGCAGCTCGAAGCGCCTTCCTTGACCACCACTTCACCAGCGCCGTAGCCCTTCCACTGCTTGGCAATGTCCAGACCGTCAGCTTCGCCCCAAAGTGCGACATGATCGTCAGCCGTCACCAGAGCGAAATCGCTAACCGATGCAGCGCGCTCGAAAGCGGCGCAACATACAGCCGAATCCGGCCACAGTTTCGGGCGATAGTTGGGGTCAAAGCCCACTTTGACCTTATCTTTGACCTTGCTGATCGCATCGAACAGAGCGGACCGCTGCGCTTCATCA from uncultured Cohaesibacter sp. carries:
- the chvE gene encoding multiple monosaccharide ABC transporter substrate-binding protein, whose amino-acid sequence is MGAMALALGASFASSPSVAADKGFVGIAMPTQSSARWITDGNSMKQQFEDAGYETDLQYAEDDIANQLRQIETMILKGVNVLVIASIDGTTLSGALELAADSGIKVIAYDRLIRDSGNVDYYATFDNFQVGVQQASSLVKGLKERFPDAKPWNVELFGGSPDDNNAYFFYDGAMSVLQPLIDDGSIAVPSEQFGMDKVGTLRWDGAVAQARMDNLLSAFYTDKTVHGVLAPYDGLSIGILSSLKGVGYGSGDMKMPIVTGQDAEVQSIKSILAGEQYSTIFKDTRELARVTVGMVNALLEGGEPEINDTETYDNGVKVVPSYLLKPVPVDSSNWEKIVIDSGYYTMDQIK
- the eda gene encoding bifunctional 4-hydroxy-2-oxoglutarate aldolase/2-dehydro-3-deoxy-phosphogluconate aldolase, coding for MRDLVSSICKGAKVIPVVVIENVEDAVPLARCLVDNGLPAVEVTLRTPAALDAIKAVVKEVKDCVVGVGSILSEEQLKASIDAGAHFGVSPGTSETLLKALKATDWPFLPGSGTVSEMMTLREAGFKELKMFPASIVGGVGMIKAVSGPVADISFCPTGGVKPENAEEYLAQKNCFAVGGTWIAPLADVNAKNWDAIAERAKAASKLGQA
- a CDS encoding sugar kinase codes for the protein MRGEGHARGGPEFLRRLYMTKAVRIACIGECMIELAPAGDGLFKQGFAGDTFNTAAYLTRQFAPEIEVSYITGLGVDPMSDGIRKALEAESILTDSVTVVEDKNPGLYMIENDDTGERFFTYWRNDAAAKKMFAGWSVDKIAALLEQFDVIYFSGITLAILDEAQRSALFDAISKVKDKVKVGFDPNYRPKLWPDSAVCCAAFERAASVSDFALVTADDHVALWGEADGLDIAKQWKGYGAGEVVVKEGASSCLLFTGDEVKNVPPAAKLKPKDTTGAGDSFAAGYLGQRALGGSQEEAAKTAHGVAGQVIMHPGAIIDKSVWTRVK